In the Oncorhynchus keta strain PuntledgeMale-10-30-2019 chromosome 14, Oket_V2, whole genome shotgun sequence genome, one interval contains:
- the htr1aa gene encoding 5-hydroxytryptamine (serotonin) receptor 1A a: protein MDFINNGSENNNTTTSFPDVVDVIPEWGDNDKEKGSRSVPEVELSYQVITSLLLGALILCSIFGNACVVAAIALERSLQNVANYLIGSLAVTDLMVSVLVLPMAALYQVLNKWTLGQEICDIFISLDVLCCTSSILHLCAIALDRYWAITDPIDYVNKRTPRRAVLLISVTWLIGFSISIPPMLGWRKAEDRANPDACTISQDPGYTIYSTFGAFYIPLILMLVLYGRIFKAARFQVWKTVKKSEKAKVSDKCLAVSPAIFHKKINVEAGGKNWKHSVEPTSKPSCVNGAVNHGENCESLEIIEVTNNSKNHLSLPNTPQSSQEVENRNEKNAEAKRKIALARERKTVKTLGIIMGTFIFCWLPFFIVALVLPFCADSCYMPEWLGAVINWLGYSNSLLNPIIYAYFNKDIQSAFKKIIKCKFHRQ from the coding sequence ATGGATTTTATCAATAACGGCAGTGAAAATAACAATACGACCACATCCTTTCCCGATGTTGTGGATGTCATTCCAGAGTGGGGTGACAATGACAAAGAAAAGGGGTCTAGAAGTGTTCCCGAGGTAGAGCTGAGTTACCAGGTGATCACCTCTTTGCTGCTCGGCGCGCTCATCCTCTGTTCCATATTCGGCAACGCGTGCGTTGTCGCGGCCATCGCGCTGGAGAGGTCTCTCCAGAACGTGGCCAACTATCTGATCGGCTCGTTAGCCGTCACGGACCTCATGGTATCAGTTCTGGTACTACCGATGGCGGCCCTCTACCAAGTCCTGAACAAATGGACACTGGGACAGGAGATATGTGATATTTTCATCTCTCTGGACGTGTTGTGCTGCACGTCGTCCATTTTGCATCTGTGCGCAATTGCCCTGGACAGGTACTGGGCTATCACAGACCCCATAGACTATGTGAACAAACGGACACCCAGGCGAGCGGTGCTGCTGATCAGCGTGACTTGGTTGATTGGGTTCTCAATCTCCATCCCGCCCATGCTAGGCTGGAGGAAAGCCGAGGACAGGGCGAACCCGGACGCCTGCACCATCAGCCAGGACCCGGGCTACACCATCTACTCCACGTTCGGAGCTTTTTACATCCCGCTTATCCTCATGCTGGTCCTCTACGGGCGGATATTCAAGGCAGCCAGGTTCCAAGTTTGGAAAACTGTGAAGAAATCGGAAAAGGCAAAAGTGTCGGACAAGTGCTTGGCCGTGTCGCCGGCTATTTTTCACAAGAAGATCAACGTAGAGGCGGGGGGAAAGAACTGGAAACACAGTGTGGAACCTACATCCAAGCCTTCGTGCGTAAACGGCGCGGTGAACCACGGGGAGAACTGCGAGTCGTTGGAGATCATAGAAGTTACCAACAATTCTAAGAACCACCTGTCTCTCCCCAACACTCCACAGTCCTCACAAGAGGTTGAGAACAGGAACGAAAAGAACGCTGAGGCTAAGAGGAAAATAGCTCTGGCCAGGGAGCGGAAAACGGTAAAGACGCTCGGTATCATCATGGGGACTTTTATTTTCTGCTGGCTACCGTTTTTCATCGTGGCGCTGGTCTTGCCTTTCTGTGCGGATAGCTGTTACATGCCAGAGTGGCTGGGTGCCGTTATCAACTGGCTGGGCTATTCGAACTCTCTCCTAAACCCGATCATTTATGCCTACTTTAACAAAGACATCCAAAGTGCTTTCAAAAAAATTATAAAATGCAAATTCCATAGACAGTGA
- the rnf180a gene encoding zinc finger CCCH domain-containing protein 13, with the protein MCSRVGATSLYVAAAGDDVGGGGSREDSDGELGCVAEALCLEVRPRLRYVDPGGPESEARSAGVEQIARPTLPGRKAHRTARSEDYREMDRERAGERNRGCDKERDREQGTAGDRNRERERDRDKESAGERNRDHERDRDRERDSQRNRERETRDQERERASDWDRNRDRDREDRRGRTQSFPNSNSNPLQTNTMEAPEGQGRLQRGLPSPGQPHASYQHSSTTLRSPRQASGSISPTLLRPSIRIRTSTLSPRRLSQRMDITETRCGMYTVREPGAFWVEPGIGIGQLSPRRRTRTRLFSHSSLELEEDEEEEEEEEEEEEGGEAGGSGVIGVVTQILTTAVPLSPAPAAMDRRMTKRERNRVKSLRKRQRRRERWRQNQLLENGQSSTGNPSSSSEEDDDVSAGDREGFICAVCLDVYFSPYMCHPCNHIFCEPCLRTLAKNSPTNTPCPLCRTTITHVFFQTELNHTARTFFPKEYFSRKQTFQKASCAKWPLPSCRKLFRIFGGFQRQASPIARRQFPHGGYRLDAMDFEDNSRGWRFDIDMVIIYIYSVNWVIGFTIFCFLCYFFFPSF; encoded by the exons ATGTGCTCGCGTGTGGGAGCCACTAGTCTTTATGTTGCTGCTGCTGGTGATGAcgtgggtggtggtggtagtagagaAGACAGTGATGGTGAGCTGGGGTGTGTGGCTGAAGCCCTGTGTCTAGAGGTCAGGCCTCGGTTAAGGTACGTAGATCCAGGTGGACCAGAGAGCGAGGCTCGCTCAGCCGGGGTGGAGCAGATAGCAAGGCCGACGCTACCTGGGAGAAAGGCACATCGAACGGCTCGTAGTGAGGactacagagagatggacagagagagagcaggagagaggaatagaggctGTGataaggagagggacagagaacaaGGAACTGcaggagatagaaacagagagagagagagggacagagataaagagagtgcaggtgagagaaatagagaccatgagagggacagggacagagaaagagacagccagagaaatagagaaagagagaccagagaccaagagagagagagagctagtgacTGGGATagaaacagggacagggacagagaggaccGGAGGGGCAGGACACAAAGCTTTCCAAACAGTAACTCTAACCCTCTTCAGACTAACACCATGGAGGCTCCAGAGGGTCAGGGGAGACTGCAGAGAGGACTACCCTCACCTGGACAACCCCACGCCAGTTACCAACATTCTAGCACCACCCTCAGGTCTCCACGCCAAGCCTCCGGCTCCATCTCTCCAACCCTACTCCGCCCATCCATCCGAATCAGAACCTCCACTCTGTCACCAAGGAGACTGTCGCAAAGGATGGACATCACGGAAACGCGATGTGGCATGTACACGGTTAGAGAGCCAGGTGCATTCTGGGTAGAGCCAGGGATTGGGATTGGCCAATTGTCCCCGAGAAGAAGGACTCGGACACGCCTCTTCTCCCACAGCAGCTTAGAGCtggaagaggatgaggaagaagaggaagaagaagaggaagaggaggagggaggagaggcagggggtagTGGTGTGATAGGGGTGGTGACTCAGATTCTGACTACGGCTGTGCCCTTGTCCCCTGCTCCAGCAGCGATGGATAGGAGGATGACtaaaagagagaggaacagggtgaagagtctgaggaagaggcagaggaggagagagagatggagacagaaccAGCTGCTGGAgaatggacag AGTTCGACTGGGAACccatcgagcagcagtgaggaggatgatgatgtgaGTGCCGGGGACAGAGAGGGCTTCATCTGTGCTGTGTGTCTGGATGTTTACTTCAGCCCCTACATGTGCCACCCCTGTAACCACATCTTCTGTGAGCCCTGCCTCCGTACCCTGGCTAAGAACAGCCCAACCAACACCCCTTGCCCACTCTGCAGGACTACCATCACTCACGTCTTCTTCCAGACGG AGTTGAACCACACAGCACGGACGTTCTTCCCAAAGGAATACTTTTCCCGGAAACAAACTTTCCAGAAGGCAAGCTGTGCAAAATGGCCGCTCCCAAGCTGCAGGAAACTTTTCCGTATTTTTGGAG GTTTCCAGAGGCAAGCTAGTCCAATAGCCAGGCGTCAGTTTCCCCACGGGGGGTACCGTCTAGATGCCATGGACTTTGAGGACAATTCTCGCGGCTGGCGCTTTGACATTGACATGGTCATTATCTATATCTATTCTGTCAACTGGGTCATCGGCTTCACCATCTTTTGCTTTCTCTGCTACTTCTTTTTCCCTTCTTTCTAA